The Methanothermobacter sp. CaT2 DNA window AGAGGGTTAAAGCCCCGTAGATGCTCATGCCTGGCTCCCTGCACCTTTCCTGAGTAGCGTCCATTGGATATTGGGCGTGAAGCTGGGAGGCATCGACTCCTAATCCTAAACACGTCTCAAGTCCGATAGCGAACTAGTACCGTGAGGGAAAGCTGAAAAGTACCCCTGATAGGGGTGTGAAAAGTGCCTGAAACCAGGCGGTGACAGCCCGGCACGGCATGGAAGGAATGAGGCTTGCCCTGTAAGAAACCATGGCAACATGGGAGTATGTGGGCTGGCTGATCAGTGTCGTGTCATCCGTCTTGAAACACGGGCCAGGGAGTTTAGTGGTTGTGGCGAGACTAAGAAGTGTGTCGCTTTGAAGTCGTAGGGAAACCGACAGGTCCGCAGCAGCATCTGTGCTGTGAGGGACGGGGTCTTAATAGGGCCTGGAGTCACAGCCCTAAAACCCGAAGCCGGTCGATCTAGCCTTGGGTAGGGTGAAGTCGCTCTTACGAGTGATGGAGGTCCGCAGGGGTGTTGTCGTGCGAAACATTCCTCTAACCTGGGGTTAGTGGTGAAAGGCCAATCAAGGCCGGTGACAGCTGGTTCCACCCGAAATGGCTCGTAGGCCAGCCTGACTGGAGATAGGTGGCGGGGTAGAGCACTTATTGGGTGTTTAGGGGGAGAGATCCCTCGGCATCCTGTAAAACTCCGAACTCGTCACCGTCGTTGAAGGTTGGAGTCAGGGGCGCGGGGTAAGCCTGTGTCCCGAGAGAGGAACAACTCAGACTGGGGTTAAGGTCCCTAAATGCCGGCTAAGTCTAAGGGGGTCTTTGGCCCTAGACAATGGGAAGGTGGGCTTAGAAGCAGCCATCCTTTAAAGAGTTCGTAACAGATCACCCATCGAGGTCAAAGGCACCGAAAATGGAGGGGAATTAAGCCGGCTACCGATACCTCAGAGCACCACTGGTGTGGTGGTCTTGTAGGGTGGCGTCCGGTTGGGGTTGAAGTGGGGGCGTGAGCTCCTGTGGACCCGGCTGGAATGAGGATCCTGGTAGTAGTAGCAGCGAAGTGAGGTGTGAATCCTTACCGCCGGAGGGGCTAGGGTTCCTTGGCAATGTTCGTCAGCCAAGGGTTAGTCGGTCCTAAGGCCGTGGGTAATGTCCATTTTGGTCGAAAGGGTAACAGGTTAATATTCCTGTACGGTCCAGGTACTTGCGGTGACGCTGGGTTGGGCTTCTGACGCTTCGGGGTAGGCTGAGCGGGATTTTCGTCCTGTTTAAGGGTTGAAGCCTGGGGAGAGCCGTAATGGCGAGAACCATGGTGAAGGCCTGAATAGCCATCCCTTGTGGGTGGTTTGGCTGTGCCCTGGAGTCCTTGAAAAGGGAGTCCTTCTTGGGATCCTGGATCGCCGTACCGAGATCCGACACTGGTGCCCCTAGCTGAGTAGGCTAAGGCGTGTTGGGGTAACCTGGCTAAGGGAAATCGGCAAATTGGCCCCGTAACTTTGGGAGAAGGGGTGCCAGCCATGCGGATGGCTGGTCGCAGTGACAGGGGGGGCCCGACTGTTTAATAAAAACATAGCTCCTAGCTAGCCCGTGAGGGTGTGTACTGGGGGCGACACCTGCCCAGTGCCGGCACGTGAAGCCCTGGTTCAACGGGGTGAAGCGCCGGTAAACGGCGGGGGTAACTATAACCCTCTTAAGGTAGCGAAATGCCTTGCCGGATAAGTACCGGCCTGCATGAATGGTTGAACGAGGTCCCTACTGTCCCTAGCCAGGACCTAGTGAAGCTGCTGTTCTGGTGCACAAGCCAGAGACTCCCAGTGGGAAGCGAAGACCCCGTAGAGCTTTACTGCAGTCTGCTGTTGGGGCTTGGTCATGGGTATGCAGTGTAGGTGGGAGGCGTCGATGCCATGGTCGCCAGGCTGTGGTGGAGTCGGTCATGAGACACCACCTTCCTGTGACTGTGTCTCTAACCCCATGTTTGTGGGGGACATCGGTAGATGGGCAGTTTGGCTGGGGCGGCACGCGCTTGAAATGGTATCAAGCGCGCCCTAAGGTCGGCTCAGGCGGGACAGAGATCCGCTGTAGAGTGTAAGGGCATAAGCCGGCTTGACTGTGCTCCTACTAGTAGGGGGTGCAGGTGCGAGAGCAGGGCCTAGCGAACCCCAGAGTCCTCGTCGGTGGGGGCCTGGGATGACAGAAAAGCTACCTCGGGGATAACTGGGTGGTCGCAGGCAAGAGCCCATATCGACCCTGCGGCTTGCTACTTCGATGTCGGTTCTTTCCATCCTGGGTGTGCAGCAGCACCCAAGGGTGGGGTTGTTCGCCCATTAAAGGGGAACGTGAGCTGGGTTTAGACCGTCGTGAGACAGGTTGGTTGCTATCTACTGGGAGTGTGTGGTTGCCTGAGGGGAAGGTGGTTCCAGTACGAGAGGAACGGACCGTCGGCGCCTCTGGTTTACCGGTTATCCGAGTGGGTATTGCCGGGCGGCTACGCGCTATGATTATAAAGGCTGAAGGCATCTAAGCCTGAGGTTTTCCCTGAAAATAGGTGGCTTGTGGACTGCGGGTAGAAGACCTGTTTGTTGGGGCGGGGGTGTGAGCTTCGAGGCCTGTTTTTGGGCCGAGTTGTTTAGCCTGCCGTTTCCAAGGTTTTTTGTCCCTTTTGGGGTTTGGTTGTTTTTTTGGTGGCTGTTTTTCTGGTTGGGTGTTAGTGGTTTTTTGGGTTTTCTTGGTGGGGGTTTCTCTTTTTTATGTGTGGATTTTTTTGTGTTGTGTGTGGTTTTGGCGGTCATGGCGTGGGGGTTTTATACCTGATCTCGTTTCGATCTCAGTAGTTAAGTCCTGCTGCGTTGTGGGTGTGTACTGCGGTGTTTTTGCTGTGGGAAGCCCATTTCACTGCCAGACCACACCTCATACTCATATATCATCCTCATTAACATCACACGGCATGGCGGTCATGGCGCAGGGGCTATACCTGATCTCGTTTCGATCTCAGTAGTTAAGTCCTGCTGCGTTGTGGGTGTGTACTGCGGTGTTTTTGCTGTGGGAAGCCCACTTCACTGCCAGCCATTCATGCTAATCTTTATATAAAACTATTTTCATAGAACTAACTGTCATATCTTAACGACTGATGCCCAAGGTCCTTCTATGATGTGGGCTGATGCCTCAGATGATTAGAAGAAACCCAGCATCGGACAGACTGCCTGCTTCGAGGGTTGCTCGGGGAGGGAAGGGTAATCTACCTGTGAACCCGTAGAGTTAGTGTGCAGGCAAAATTTACAAATTTATAAAAATTAAAAGTTCATTCTCTTGATTCAGGCACGATTATCTACCCAATCACTTTAATCTATTTCATCAGTCTCTCAAAGTCATCGAACTGTTCATTGATCCAGTGATATATTGTTCTTTCACTGACCTTGGATTTAAGGCCATCCGAAAGCCTCTTTCTTTCATCAGAGTTAATTGTTATGGACCTGTAGATGGCATCTGCAGTTTCCTTTATATCAAATGGGTTCACACCTATGACGTACTCGGCAAGTTCCTCGTAGCAGCCTGCGTGCTCTGAAAGTATGACTGCCCCTGATTTTTCGTTCATCAGCGCAGCCTCCTTGGGGACGATGTTCATACCATCGGCAATGGGGTTCACAATGAGGCAGTCATAGTTTTTGAATGCAGCAGCCACAAGCTCGTAATCGGCGCGGTGGATGTACTCAATTGGCTTCCAGCTGGAGTTACCGTACCTCCTGTTGATTTCATCCACGGTGCTCTTCACAGCATCTGTATAATCCCTGTACTCCTTTATCTGCTGCCTTGTTGGTTTACCCGTGGCAAGGAACTTTACCTTACCATGAAACTCAGGATGCTCCCTCAAAAACAGTTCATAGGCCCTGAAGCCACGTATTATGTTCTTGCTGAGATCCGTCCTGTCTGTACGGTAGATGAGAAACATGTCACCCTTCAACTTCCTGACAAAATCCTCCTTCTCCCTGAAAGCATCTGAAGTGGCTGTTCTTCTTATACTATCCGGATCAACGGATATGGGATAATTCCTTACAAATGTTTTTTCATCCCCATTCAGCACCACTCCATTCTCAGCATCCACATCGTAGCCAAGGTCCCCGCAGCATTCCATGAAGTTGGAACAGTATCTCTCTATATGGAATCCAAGAACAGTATTTGAAAGAAGCCCATTTATTATACTCTCCCTCATCTTTTCAGGGATTATTCTGAAATAATCCCTCTGTGGCCAGGGGATATGTATGAACTGACTCAGGAAGACATCACCAACCTTCTTCTTTATGAAACCAGGACATAAATAGAGGTGATAATCCTGTAACATAATCAGAGGATTCTTTTCATTTCTTTCAATTTCAGATACAACTCTCTCTGCAAATTTTCTGTTAACATGGACATAACCCTCATCCCAGGCAAGATAGATTTTATCATCGATTTCAGGGGAGTAGGGAGTGTTCCACATGTAGTGCTGGACGAACCAGAGAAGCGGGTTGCTTATAACACTGTAGTATGATTCATACCTTTCACGGTCCACTATAACAAAGGAAACCGTGAACCTTGGATCATCCTCAGGGAGGGGAACCCTGTTTTCAGGGTAACCTGCTGCCACCTCAGCGTCCTCAGGGGTCATGGCGCTGGAGACCCAGACACCGCTGAACCTTTCAACCACAGGCAGCAGGGTTGAAACAAGACCCCCCGCACCTCTCTTCATAACAATTTTTCCATCTTTTCTGAAAAATTCCACTGGACCCCTGTTGGATACGATAACAGGGTTCTTATCTTCAAGAAACTTCATGCTGCGTTCCTGAAGTTCACTCACCATAAAGATCACTCATTTTACTTTTTATAAGGTTCATTATATGGCGTGATTTCTTCTGGGTTTCCTCAGAGGATTCTGATTCAATATAGACCCTTATAAGCGGTTCAAATCTGGATGGCCTTATGAGGACGACTCCTGATGATTCTTCAACCCTTATACCATCTATAAGTTCAATTTTTCTGCCACTGAAGTGTTCAGCAAGCCCTTCAATTAAACTGTCCTTGAATTCATTGGGACACTCCATGCTGAATTCAACCCTGCTGTACCTCTCCATTCCGGATGCAAGGTTGTGGAGTGTCATGTTCCTCTCTGCCATTATCTCCAGCATCTTCAGGAGTGCGAAGGTGGCATCATAGCAGTTCTGGAATTCAGGAAATATGTACATTCCAGGTTCATCACCACCAAAAACAGCATTCTCTGTGTAAACCCTGTTGAGGACATCATTTACTGATGTCCTTATAAGACGTCCTCCGGTGACATTCTCCAGCGACTTTGATGCAACCACCGAGGACACAATGGGACCATCAGAGGATTTCAGGTAATGGTCTGCGAAAATCGATAGTATGGTCTGGTCCCTTATGAGTTCACCCCTCTCATCTATGAAGAAGATGGTGTCCCTATCGTTATCCAGTATAACCCCCATATCTGCGCCGGTTGCCTTCACAACATCTGCTATCATGGATATGCTGGAGGCATTCGCAAGGGGAAAGTTTTTACCAAATAGCGACCCTCTGAATGTTATGTTTATGGTCTGACAGTTGAGCTGGTTGAGTATATCTGCCTCAATGTTCCATGGGGACCCCTCATCGTAACCCAGGACCACCATAAATTCACGGTTTTCTACAGAGGGTGATATGAATTCAAGTATGGATTTGATATAGGAGTCAAGGTAGTTATTGACATATCGAAGCTTTCCAAGCTGATTCCAGTCTGCATAAACTGTGGGGCGTTGTTCAAGCGGAATTTCATGGTTGCTGAGGAGTTTTATGTTTATTTCATCTGCTCTCAGTGGGGATCGGGAGACATTTATCATCAGATGACTGTCAAACCGCTCCATGTGGTGATGTATAACAGGGACCGTGGAAACACCAAAATCAATAACATCAACTCCAGCAGCCATCAATCCTGTTCCTATGGCCCTCTTTATCATCTGAGATGGTGTATGTGCATCTCTACCTATCAGGACACGCCTGCAGCTTACGTAGTCACCTATCAACATCCCAAGGTTGAGGGCAAACGAGCAGTCTATGTCCCGGTTAACAGACCCCCTTATATCCTGGACGTACCTCGCCATTGGAATCACTGTTCAGCCACGATGGGATAATCTGAGTCAAGCAGGGAACCTGAGAGTATCCTGAGGTTGTTGCTGACGCTGCAGTGGGACCTGATAATGGTTGATGGTTCCAGGAGGGCACCACGGCCTATAATGGCACACCTTTCAACGATGCAGTTCTCTCTGATATCGCAGAATTCATCAATAACACAGTTTACAAGCTGGGAGCCTTCCTCAATTCTGCTACCATCAAAAATAACAGAACCCCTCACGAAGCTGTCACTTCCCACATAAACTCCGGGTCCAATCACGGTTTCCCTGCCTACGAATGCCCCATCATCTATCTCTGCACCATCACCTATAACCACGGGTCCAGCTATACGAACCCCCTCACCTATAACCACATCCTGACCCACCCATATGTCTCCAAATCGACCTGGAACCTCATTTAAAAGTTTACCTTCAGGCTGGGGTGTTATCTGACCATTGAGGGTGTCATGGTTGGCCTTAAGGAACGTATCTGGTTTACCCGCATCATTCCAGTAACCACTGAAAACGAATCCATATACCCCCCTGTTCTCCTCTATCAAAACAGGGAAAATGTCAGCTGAAAAGTCAGAGTTTCCTTCGGGTATGTAATCAAAGATCTCAGGTTCCATGACGTATATGCCCGCATTTGCGATTTTGCTGAAGACCTCCTCTGGACTGGGTTTCTCATGAAAACGTGTTATTCTCCCATCATCATCGAGAACCGCTATGCCGTAATGTGAAGGGTCATCAACTGGTGTGAGGGCCACGGTAACAAGTGCATTCTTCTTTCTGTGGAAACTGACCATTTGCTGGAGGTCAAGGTCAAAGAGCACATCTCCACTGAGGACGATAAAGGTCTCATCCATATCACTGGCCGCTGCCCTAACACCCCCTGCGGTTCCAAGGGGCTTCTTCTCGGATGAAAACCTGAAATCAAGGTCAGGATACCTTGAGGAGACATATGAACTTATCTGGTCCTCGAGATACCCCAGCGTCATTATAATCTTACTGTAACCAGAATCAATGACCCTCTGAATTATATAATCCAGTATGGGTCTATTTGCAACAGGTACAAGTGGTTTGGGTCTTGAAAATGTTAAAGGTCTTATCCTTGTACCCTTACCCCCCGCCATGACAACCACAGATGTCATGGATAATATTATGTTGGCCTCATCTAATAAGTATTTTCAGCCAGTGTATAATATGTTATGAATAAATAAACTTATTTTAAGATAAACTCTGGGAAACGTTAAGAAATAAACCTATTTTAATGTTATGAATAAATAAACTTATTTTAAGATAAACTCTGGGAAACGTTAAGAAATAAACCTATTTTAAGAGCCATTTAAGAAATTTGAGGACCTCGGGAACCCCTGACACATAAAAGGAGGCCGAATCCTTTATTTCATCGGGTATCTCCTTTGAGAGCACAATCACTGATGCAGCTTTGAGTCCTATTTCAGATTCTAGTTTTCTGAGTTCCCTGAAGGCATCGGCATCGGTGACGTCGTCTCCAAGGTACACTGCAGATGATACGTCTGATTCCTCTATGATTTTCCGTACTATGAGGCCCTTGTTGTACGCCACTGGGGGTTTGAGCTCAACAAGCATTCTCCCGTGATCCACACGTATTCCTCTGGATTCAGGCATCTCTCTTAGAGTATCCATTATCCTTTTCTCTGTCAGTTCCGGGTCAGTGCACTGCCTGTAATGTATGGAATAGCAGATACCCTTATCCTCGAATATGATATTCTCATCGGGGGATTTCTCCTTGAGTTCAAGGGCACATTTTTTGATGAGGGGAATGTACTCCTCAACCTCTCTGAAGCGCTCATACCTCCCATTTACAATGTACTCAAGGCCATGGTTTCCAACATATATTGCCTCTGGAACACCTACCATCCTGAGTGCCTCATGCACGGGCCTTCCACTTATAAAGGCAAGTACACTGTAGCGTTCTGAGATTTTCCTGAGAACATCCCTCATCTCTTCATCTACGCGGGCTTCAGAGGGTGTTGGTGCTATTTCACTTATTGTACCGTCGATATCAGTGATTATAGCTGTCCTGCCGGGATTCTTCAGGTATTCGAGTTCATGAAGAAAATCAAATAAATACTCAGGCATCAAGGGCACCTTTAATTCTGTTGAATGTGATGTAGGGGTCGCTTCCGATGACTGAACTTCCAAAGAGTTCCATACCGCCCATATCAGATGATGCTGATGCAATGTTTCCACGGTCTATGATTCTTATGATGCCAGGGATCTCCATTTCTGCATTAAATGGGTGCATGGACATGTTGAAGCTGTAGACGCCACATTCATCTATCAGGCACCTTAATATCTTGAAGAGGTGATTCTGGAGATCAGAATCCCTGGAGGCATCTGTCTTAAAGTTTATGATGATCTCCTTTTCCTTAAGGGGGGTTATACTTGCATATACACACGCAGCTCCTGTTTCAGCACCAAGTCCAAGGGCCTGGTGGACTGAAAAGACATCATCATGGTATGATGAACCATAACGTTCCCTGTATCTCCTGGAGACATCATCAAGGAATGCAATCCGTGCATAGGGTCTCCTGCCCAGGAGAAGCTGCATGTGGCCGTGGATCTGGGATGCCCCTGCCCGTGGGAGGCAGTTCCATACCAGGAATGGAAAAATGAAATCCTGAGGATTTCTCTGCCATTTTAAACCATTCTGAGGCGGTTATGAGGTAATCTGAGAATTCCTCCAGGGTGAAGTCAAGGGGGTCATGTTTTCTGAATATCAGAAGGCCGCTCCATGCATCGTACTTGGCTATGTTTGATGCTGTAATGGAGTGCTTTCCCACAACACGTCCGAAATCATCTTCAGGTGTGTACAGTTCTGGTTTGCAGAAGTCACACCTCTTTTTATCCTCGATAAGTTCATCAAGAACCTTTCTGGCGGGTTCAGTATCCATGGCAGGCTTTTTAAGGCGCATGGAATTAAAAAGTGATCCTTCACCAGTCCAGCGGTTGTATGTGCTTATTATCCTTTGATTTTCAGCAGATTCAATAAATTTTGTCCCAAACCTCTCTTTGAGGCTTTCACTCACCTTAAGGTGTCCTTCACCACATTCAACATGGTATATGCGGTTGAATATCTCATAGAGGTCCTTCTGCTCTCTTTTGAGATCCAGGAGATGGTCCTTGAGATGGGTTATCATGGTAAATGATATAATTATTCAGATTTATCCGTTTTTCTGAAACTTTTCAAGTATCCTGCGGTAAACCATCCTCTCATCGTCACCTGATTTCTCATATATCATCCTTATGATCAGCTCAGGGGTGCTCCTTGCAAGATAGTTTATCCTGGGTGTTCTATCCACAATGAGATTATAGTTCTCATCAAGCCCCCTTGCCTCGATACCATCAACCCGCACATCCACGTACTTGAGTATTTCACGGGCCATGTGGGTCACAATAACTGCAATGGATTCAGATTCCATTATGAATTCTATGAAGGTTGCTATGATCTTCACTGCGGCATCAAGTTCGGTTATTGCCTCAAGTTCATCGAGAAGTATGAGCTTTGAGCTTCCACTCATTGTCACAGGGGTGAAGGTCCTTATGAATGACTCGAAGGCACCTGCATCCAGGGACCTCTTCTTTGAGATGAAGTGAATCTCCTCAACTGGCCTTACCCTGGCCTCAAGTGCACATACTGGAAGCCCCATCTGGGCCATCATTGTCACCTGGGCAAGTGTCTCAAGAAGGGTTGTTTTTCCCCCACTGTTGGCACCGGTGAGGAGCACAACATTATCAGGGTTACCCAGTTCATAGTCAATTCGCTGCGGTTCTTCTGATCCAACAAGGTTGAGGTGCAGTGCCCCCCTGAGGATGATCTCATCACCGAATTCCGGTTCAATGAGCCCGTAATCATGTGCGAAGAGGCCAAGGGCGAAGCGGTAGTCAAATTCCATCAGATCCCTTATTTCATTTTCAACGGCTTCTCTGAGTTCACTGAGCCTTGATGCCGCATCGACCCTCCTTTCAAACCTCCTTATATTTCTTGATGCTGATTCAAGACGTTTAACCCTTTCGAGTTCCCGCTGATCGATCTTGAGGGGATACGATTTTATGAAGGGATCGAACTCAACACCTGTCTTTCTCTTTATCATCTCACAGGCCTTTTTGAGGACATCATTGAATATCCTCTCCAGTTTACCGGTCATGCCCTGATTGAGGAGGGCCAGGACCTCCTCGCCTTTAAGGTCAATATCCTTTATGAGGTTCCTTAATTCTGAATCAGCCCATGCCTTCACAGAGTTCACGGCCTCATCAATGTCAACTTCTTCCTCTTCAAGGTTACCCAGATCATCCATTATTGCGACGACCTCATCAAGACAGGTTTCCATACCCAGAATCCGTTTGATTTCAAGGGCACCGCGCAGGAGGTCAATGTTCGCCCTGAAGTATCCGAGGACATCCTCCGGCACAATCTCATGTCGCTCTGAATCTGCTGTGACCATCACCGTGTTGAAGGTGTCCTCCAGGTCAATCATTCCCTCGGAGTAGACATAGATTATCAGCTCGTATTCATCGAGTTCGCCCTGTTCAGGGTTCATTATCACGGGATGGTAACGGTTGAGGCCCATGTCTATCATGT harbors:
- a CDS encoding trehalose-6-phosphate synthase, whose product is MSELQERSMKFLEDKNPVIVSNRGPVEFFRKDGKIVMKRGAGGLVSTLLPVVERFSGVWVSSAMTPEDAEVAAGYPENRVPLPEDDPRFTVSFVIVDRERYESYYSVISNPLLWFVQHYMWNTPYSPEIDDKIYLAWDEGYVHVNRKFAERVVSEIERNEKNPLIMLQDYHLYLCPGFIKKKVGDVFLSQFIHIPWPQRDYFRIIPEKMRESIINGLLSNTVLGFHIERYCSNFMECCGDLGYDVDAENGVVLNGDEKTFVRNYPISVDPDSIRRTATSDAFREKEDFVRKLKGDMFLIYRTDRTDLSKNIIRGFRAYELFLREHPEFHGKVKFLATGKPTRQQIKEYRDYTDAVKSTVDEINRRYGNSSWKPIEYIHRADYELVAAAFKNYDCLIVNPIADGMNIVPKEAALMNEKSGAVILSEHAGCYEELAEYVIGVNPFDIKETADAIYRSITINSDERKRLSDGLKSKVSERTIYHWINEQFDDFERLMK
- a CDS encoding phosphomannomutase, whose translation is MARYVQDIRGSVNRDIDCSFALNLGMLIGDYVSCRRVLIGRDAHTPSQMIKRAIGTGLMAAGVDVIDFGVSTVPVIHHHMERFDSHLMINVSRSPLRADEINIKLLSNHEIPLEQRPTVYADWNQLGKLRYVNNYLDSYIKSILEFISPSVENREFMVVLGYDEGSPWNIEADILNQLNCQTINITFRGSLFGKNFPLANASSISMIADVVKATGADMGVILDNDRDTIFFIDERGELIRDQTILSIFADHYLKSSDGPIVSSVVASKSLENVTGGRLIRTSVNDVLNRVYTENAVFGGDEPGMYIFPEFQNCYDATFALLKMLEIMAERNMTLHNLASGMERYSRVEFSMECPNEFKDSLIEGLAEHFSGRKIELIDGIRVEESSGVVLIRPSRFEPLIRVYIESESSEETQKKSRHIMNLIKSKMSDLYGE
- a CDS encoding NDP-sugar synthase; this encodes MTSVVVMAGGKGTRIRPLTFSRPKPLVPVANRPILDYIIQRVIDSGYSKIIMTLGYLEDQISSYVSSRYPDLDFRFSSEKKPLGTAGGVRAAASDMDETFIVLSGDVLFDLDLQQMVSFHRKKNALVTVALTPVDDPSHYGIAVLDDDGRITRFHEKPSPEEVFSKIANAGIYVMEPEIFDYIPEGNSDFSADIFPVLIEENRGVYGFVFSGYWNDAGKPDTFLKANHDTLNGQITPQPEGKLLNEVPGRFGDIWVGQDVVIGEGVRIAGPVVIGDGAEIDDGAFVGRETVIGPGVYVGSDSFVRGSVIFDGSRIEEGSQLVNCVIDEFCDIRENCIVERCAIIGRGALLEPSTIIRSHCSVSNNLRILSGSLLDSDYPIVAEQ
- the otsB gene encoding trehalose-phosphatase; the encoded protein is MPEYLFDFLHELEYLKNPGRTAIITDIDGTISEIAPTPSEARVDEEMRDVLRKISERYSVLAFISGRPVHEALRMVGVPEAIYVGNHGLEYIVNGRYERFREVEEYIPLIKKCALELKEKSPDENIIFEDKGICYSIHYRQCTDPELTEKRIMDTLREMPESRGIRVDHGRMLVELKPPVAYNKGLIVRKIIEESDVSSAVYLGDDVTDADAFRELRKLESEIGLKAASVIVLSKEIPDEIKDSASFYVSGVPEVLKFLKWLLK
- a CDS encoding endonuclease MutS2, translated to MMKSMNSVGEALTDVSGIGERLAQKIIDELGGEKELLKAVENLEIDRIASIEGISQRKAIEITRELLGNPVPSFLKTERAFQIYQEIVETISSYAHTDYARNRLMLLHPSTDTDAIKSHVEMVMESKKMVSELPVEDLRDLLKKIKRPENPQPPFNPSRAILVETREDYDHMIDMGLNRYHPVIMNPEQGELDEYELIIYVYSEGMIDLEDTFNTVMVTADSERHEIVPEDVLGYFRANIDLLRGALEIKRILGMETCLDEVVAIMDDLGNLEEEEVDIDEAVNSVKAWADSELRNLIKDIDLKGEEVLALLNQGMTGKLERIFNDVLKKACEMIKRKTGVEFDPFIKSYPLKIDQRELERVKRLESASRNIRRFERRVDAASRLSELREAVENEIRDLMEFDYRFALGLFAHDYGLIEPEFGDEIILRGALHLNLVGSEEPQRIDYELGNPDNVVLLTGANSGGKTTLLETLAQVTMMAQMGLPVCALEARVRPVEEIHFISKKRSLDAGAFESFIRTFTPVTMSGSSKLILLDELEAITELDAAVKIIATFIEFIMESESIAVIVTHMAREILKYVDVRVDGIEARGLDENYNLIVDRTPRINYLARSTPELIIRMIYEKSGDDERMVYRRILEKFQKNG